TCGGTCGGTATTTCGATTCTCAAACCGCAAACGGCGTAATTACGCTTTTtatcttataaataataatgactaAGTATCTTGATTAAGTACAGTGAGCAGTAAAAGTAGATGAACGTGCTCCTTTTCTTTCGTCGAACTGTATTATTACAGATTTGATATTGAAATAGAGCATACATTATATTTTCCTACGCGGGGTTAAGGGGACTTGAAGATTAGTCCTTTTATTTGGTGCGTCGGAAACATCAGTATATAGGTACTGTAGTTTTTGCATTAGTAAATGATCTTTTTATGATGTCCTACTTTTATTAGCTGCCATAACCCTCAATTTCGTATTGCCGAGTCGTACCTTTTTCTTATATGCTTCTGGAGGTAACGTTTTGACATTAGTGTGCGTCGTAGAGTTGGGATTCCACTGGGCGAGCCGCCACGCGCGGCAGCCATTTTCGGTGCGATTTTGAGGCCTGTGGCGAACAGTCATGCCTCATGCGCTGCCTCGCGCGACGGCTTgctcagtggagacccggcTTTAGAAGACTACTGAGAGAAATCATcatcgtaggacgtccacctgTCGGATGTAGATTACgagtagattagattagatttatttattaccttttgaaaaaatacattataaacacatttatttatttattcaatacaaagtcaggcttacagtttgcaccaaaacgctcgttaatacttaatactatgctaaaaataacattattttagataaAAGTGCTCCCCAACCATCGGCAAACACGTCAGCATCCTGGATTTCAGTCAAAAATTCATTTAGCAGCGCAATTGCCCTGGCCGTTGGACAGTTCTTAGCTGTACGAGTCCTCAGCCCCACCAACGCTGCGAATAAGTGATGGCGGTGGCGCACTCCCGCCTGTACATACTGTTGCGGGACGAATAGAGTCATTTGCCGCAGTACCAGAGGATTATTGACTGTATTTTGCAACAAAGAACAGTACCTAATGTACGAGCAAATGCAACTTTCGCCtaacacatgtcagttaattacaagaaattcacaaaaggatcgtcaaatgtattctaaaaaaaaatcttattacagTAAATTGACAGccagaataaaaaatagaatttagaatgtcaaattataattcaattcaataataataattaaaagcaaaacaagaatatacttaaatcaAAGTCATATTTATGCATTaggaacaatcaatcaaacaaacaataaaataattaaaatgccgaaaacaataaaattaaatataaaatcaaaattaaattcgtccatgattcgcgctgtcattgttcatccaccattacgtctcatatttcgttttctagattttttttaccgtacaacggcaaaaagtactagacactggcaaaattgtcctccgatggacagagccatatttttttaaagaaacaacaaattCGCCCATCTCGTTGGTGCACGTCCgacactgcgcttgccgatccgcggtctccatacGAGAACTTGTTTGTCCCAACTGCTATCTGTGTTATGTCAGACGTGTTTAAAGTGTATTGTTCATATAAGTTTATGGGTCAATCGACTTTTAAGTGTACCtatgttattctgtcctgtAACTTTAGAGACATCAGTATTAACATGCTTAGACGAGATGAGCATTgaaggaatgagggctatcgtttcttgtctcactagatggcgcactgtcgcgtgaggtttttaagtgtggctttcagagtctgttattacgggcgttaaaacaaagtttagattaaaatcacatttaaaacaccttaaaaccgtaccataaaaatatccagccactacagtgttgcttagtcccgttttgttcggaaaaaagggaggacaaaagtttccgaaagacaaaactgtctcaaaacacagacattaattgccccgtaacgcataattgccataattaatttcagggaatgcaaaatattcacaaaaaaattctaattataaataaacccgcgtagctcacccaaaaactatgagatttgtcatttcggagacctcacgctacactagcgcctctagcggcgaattcattcgcgatagccctcattgcatcaaaactgtcacaactcctaacttttagtggatttgtaccccatacaatcataataaaagtaactcgggagacgttaccatttttttttattcgactggatggcaaacgagcaagtgggtctcctgatgttaatagatcaccactgcccataaaagTCTGCAACACCAGAGCCAATCTCTGGTATCTGTaataccatggcaacaagcttcACTAAAAGTTGACTTTAAACACCTGCCGTCCTTGTTCTGACAGACAGCCATAACAGTAAAGCAACGTCTATTCCACAGAAAATTATAGGAGTCTTCAAACCGAAGGACGAAGAGCCATACGGCCGGCTGAACCCCAAATGGACGAAATGGATGCACAAGTTGTGTTGCCCGTGCTGCTTCGGGCGTTCCTGTCTCATCCCCAACCAGGGATACCTGTCCGAGGCTGGGGCCAGCCTCGTCGACACCAAGATTGGGCTCAAAGTCGTGCCTAAGACAAGGGTGAGTACAGACacaattttaaacatgaaacgtttcttatcccactaatattatagatgggaaagttagtaagtctgtttgtttgtttgttacctctttacatctaaaccgctgaaccgatttagaggaaattcggtatgtagacACATAGTTCAAGTCCCTggaaaagacataggatagtttttatcccggaaaaaatcctagttcccgcgggatagcgataaacgaattctacgcggacggagtcgcgggtaacagctagtccTACTTAATTTTATAGAGTCAGTTTCTGttgaatttcatttttaatagaagctttttttggtgactgtatTTGCTTTGTCATCAAAACTACATTGCCTGTATCAAAATTCAAGTGTATGCCATAAAGGTTTCAGACTAGAATTTTTTCTGTGCGTATACGGTCGTTTCTACCTTATTAAACCTTACGTGCGTTCATTCCTGCGCGGTAAATGCTCGAAGAAAACAACAATCCCTGTACGCACGTACACGCGCTTCCAAAAGCGAGCTTGTACGCGCGAATGAAACGCTagccagtgcccttagtgtaagttttcggttacaaaatacgtctcgatcgcgttcgcgttaaaatctcaatttatatggaaacacgaacagcgcctctagcggaacgtttgcgatgttcgtgtttccatacaaattgagattttacgcgaacgcgatcgagacgtattttgtaaccgaaaacttacactaagggtactgatacCAACccaaccgttgaagagttcgatcctgcgaagacgatccttCCAACGATTCAAGACtaattaatcctactaataaatgcgaaagtttgtgagtgagtgagtatgtttgttactccttcacgctgaaacggctggatgtatttggatgaaatttggtatatagatagctggacatctggaataaaacataggctactttttattccgatattcccacggtatagggataaaatctcgaaagaACAACCGCTGGACTTAAAGTCAGTaagcttagtcatgaaatttggtatgtaggtagctgcacgtctggaattACAAATATGCTatcttttatcccgatattcccacgggatagggataaaatcatgaaatttcaactgctgggtttagtcttgaaattttggacagttgtttttaacacaacctcaatgaagaccacgatatacattttgggaattttataaattccggaatttcaattgtatcagattgaatagtttacgcgtgcgaagccgcgggtaaactctagttattaAATGAAATCCGTTCAGTTATCCATGGGGAgaatttaataacaaatatCAAGATTACTTAATGGTTTTAGTCCTACTGGCGGATATAGGTATgttataaagtacctacttatagtagatgcaaaactaattaattcaactttttaattaaaccaAGTTATTATAAAGCTTCATTAGTATTATGCCGACCGCGGCAACTTGATATCACTCACGCAACACTGATACGAAATCTACTTGACCTGATTAAGTTACCATCACAGACTACTCTTCCAGCCGCGTTACTTAGTATGATTAAACTAACTTCCGTCACAGAAtcagtaatagtacaagtacagaagcttcactgccgtacaaaagtgacgtttaggcataagaatcgtgcctactctatgcttctctgtctatcgcataactcgtgttcactcgcacgcgttgagtcgcactgaatcgcctcaacgttggggaggcccggtatgtacttgtagctcggcggtggaatggcctagtgacacccccctgCTTCCGTTAAACTCGAAGTGCGTGGTTTGTGGGTAATGAATTGTTTGTTAGTTATAGAGCTGTGGGCCGGTTGCGGTTTGTGTTTATTGAACGGAGTTGGTTTATGAAGTTAGTTATGGGCTTTCTAGTCGTTAACATGCATTGAAATGGTCCATGTTGGTGTGATACAAAGAGTATTGGATTTAAATTCATTGCTGCTGGTATTATATCTCTTGTGGGAGATGATTTATAGtatcttaactttttttttgcttattacTCACGATGATCTTCCGAAAATATTGCCTGTTTTTCGTATCGCTTCACTTACTATTGCAGTGTTCAATAACAGTAGATGCGACATGTATTTGAATGTTAAGCTTAGAACTCTTGTTAAATTGGCAGTGATTCAAAAGTTTTCCAACAGATTTCAATCTTTAATttctcattattttattaagaaaagggtTTTttgtggggtgtttttttttaattttaatttgtagaaCTTTcgatttcgtcactactttaaaaaaggCTCGTACTTCTAAGTCGATAATTTTTCTGTTGGGACTCACTtcagatcgaatatctgtcattttgtatgacaattcaaaggctTTTTTGAAAGTGGATCTCTAATcaacgctcgtgaccgtacaTTATTTCAAGGCATTTTTTTCTTGAAGTAGTGATTTGTAATACGAgattatttcaatttacttttagattttccaaaaaaatccatttattttttttaccttgtaTATATTTACATAGCATGCAGTAGAACCAGTTACACTGATATGTCGTGCTGCGTTGGCCGCACGAGGGCATTGTTTACGTCGCTTATCGGTTAGCGCGCCTCGATAGCAGAAATCAATGGATAACAAACATTCGGCGAACAATGTTTTTGGTTTGACTAGCCGTCTGCATTGAGTCATTTTACTTTATAGTAGCCTAGCGTTATTTACTCTATAGTTCCCATCATTGGATCGGAGGAATTTTATCATCTAGTTCCTAGAGTTATAGATTAGTTAGTTTATCTGAACGCTGTTGTAAATGTTTtgatatgatattttttattgtagttggCGAATGCTTCCTGACGTCGATCAATATTCGAAGTATACCGCGTCAAAGGAATGATAATACATTAACcgataattacaaataattactATGAACAACTTTTACAAGGCTGTTAACTCAAACTAAACCTCCTAGAATATTTCGAAAACTTTgaagacaccctgtatatgtcCTTGATAACATTGACGATGCTAGCAcagacatttaaatttattgcaaTCTCCTTCCCGATTCTTCTTTCCAGACTTTGTGCTCTAAAATTGATGGGACTTATGACCTGCCTCATTACTCATTGACAAACGAAGACAGCATCATAggtatctgtcacataaaatgtaATCAATGTTTGATGAATAGACCCCGGATTTCTGTCgcaatgacgtcacaataggatagtttggggagtaaatggAACGGTGTTAATTGATACGGCtgtgtaaatgatgatgatgatgatgacgatgatgtgtGTGTGAAGATGGTCCCAAAAACTATCACATCATCCGAAAACATCTACGTTCAAAAAACACCAACAACAAGCgagcgaaaaaaataaaaaaacgggtTTACCTTAaacctaacaatttttttatgatttgtagtaatatatttttcattcaagaaagaaagaaaaccttaggtattcgtgacaacatgggaaaatgggtaaaaatttaaaaaatgcaataaaaatatgcatgtcacgaaatggccCCAAATCAACAATCTGCCGGTTTTTCTTTGCGCAcatcgtcgtcatcatcatcatcatttacacaGCCGTATTAATTAGCACCGTTCCATTTACTCCCCTAACTACCTTATTGTGACGTCATTGCGACAACAATCCGGGGTCTATtgatgaaacaggcccttaatttATCTGTGAATGGCCCCTAAAGGGTCATCCATAAActacgtcacacatttaggaGCGGGGCCTAACAAATTCAAAACCACCtgtgtgcacctgtctaattaccgtaccgcttttttccCGTCTCAGtgccgtgtcgcttttgcatgaaaaaaaatggtacggtaattagacaggtgcacgataaaatgagaatgacAGGGCCCTTCTCTTAACATGGCAGTGACAGATTGCTTTTCCCTTCAGGTGGTGAAGCTGGTATCGGAGACGTTCAACTACTTACGCATAGACCGTGAGCGGTCACGGCTGAAGCGTGCCATCACGGAACAGTTCCCCAACCTGAGGTTCAACAGAATGGGCCTGCCTCCCAAGGTAACTAACAATAAATGTAGGGTAACTAGTAATACATATAGGGtaacttataataaatataggGTAACTAACAATAAATGTAGGgtaactaataataaatgtagggtaattaacaataaatgtaGGGTAACTAACAATAAATGTAGggtaattaacaataaatgtagggtaactaataataaatgtagggtaattaacaataaatgtaGGGTAACTAACAATAAATGTAGggtaattaacaataaatgtaGGGTAACTAACAATAAATGTAGTGTAGCTAACATTAAATGTATGCATCGTATTTTCAGGCGGGCTCCTTCCAGTTATTCGTGGAGGGCTACAAAGACGCTGACTATTGGCTGCGGCGGTTTGAACAAgacccgccgcccgcgcacgtCATGAGGAAGTGAGTTGGAACAATATTCCCAGTAatggtatccgttcatttcgcaactaaccaTTGGCATTTTCACTCCACAACTCTAAAAGTgtgaatatttcaggatttatttcagggccatcgtgtagaaccctttaggttaggttaggttagttttataaaaatcctgaaatatttacagtttcagaaatattaaaataagcgttgccaaacgttagttgcgaaacattagtgaaccccATATAAGGGCGTAtatgacattttttaaactatcggaagcgattgtgctcttgattctgagtaggaaaaaccatatttttcccaaaaaaaagaaaggtacactttttttgaaaatgtccAAAAACGTCCGTGGAACtctttaaaatgatttattatttattacatacacaCACTGTCAGATTTTAAACAACATAACATATAGGCGTCCTGCCCAATGCCCTGTCTTTTTGTAACGTGTTTGTTGTCAGATTCCAGAGGCGTCTTGCCCAACGACATGTTTCTTTCTAACCGCTGGAAAGACGTTAGAATCTAACGTGTTTGTCGTCAGATTCCAGCTGCAGTTCGAGCGGCTGGTGGTGCTGGACTATATAATCCGCAACACGGACCGCGGCAACGACAACTGGCTGATAAAGTACGACGGGCCGCACGCGCGCGCCGCGGGACAGCCGCTCGACATGACTGACCCCACCGTGAGTACTACCTTTAAAAGAGCAAGTCGTGGCTTGTACTATGGCAAGTgcccagcggtggtgtaggggttatagcacgcagcacggattgctgaggacctgggttcgattcccagcgctggtctctttttctggtttttctgtgcatccatgtctcagtttgtattttcgatatggtttcacgggatacccgtaaaagtaacaaatttggagttgaaataaaaaatacaaaaagactccaaaaaccaatcataagtaTGGGAGACCAGAGAGAgctgacagaggagagtagtgacacggtgacggtcgccagtgttcggaaatcgtcgtgaacatgcaattgtctttttccgaagaccgatgtgcaatctttatcgccggaTAATGTACTCGTTGTTGCCAGGAATGGAACGATTCGCCGGAGATCCAGATCGCGGCCATAGACAACGGGCTGGCGTTTCCCTTCAAGCACCCGGACTCGTGGCGCGCGTACCCGTACCACTGGGCGTGGCTGCCGCAAGCCAAGCTGCCCTTTACACAGGAGACCAAGtcagtacattaaaaaaataaaacgtttctgTAAATGGGTCAATAACTTTTTCTTATacgttatgtcaatccaatttatggaaagtgtaaacaaaccgatttcatcaaaattcttgtttatcacccactggatcgaatcaatatcacatttatctataattcgtgtcttttaactagacgtctaataaattttttcaccaaaattcacttgatttcaatatttaattttcatttgaaaaatcttcgtcaaaatctgaccttatttcttgaatgaaactcgtgtataatctgtagtagcatagactagcgtagagatggtggaaaatttgacattttaaaaatagattaatactcgattgaataagcgattattatttatttaccttaaaattaaaaaaaatagttactgcttttataattgaataaacagtctttggaattaaatcaagtattgtaaacaataaaatagacaaaaatactttgatctattcaattaataaacacACAATTAAACGTTTCACATaattaaatgtctgtggtcgggtttaatggcgtctttgtttaccctttgtataaattggattgacataacgtataataggtatacctagtgccatccacgaagacgcgtgattttgtcaaaattagacattaatgacattgtaatcgTGAATGACTTTACCTATACCATTACGCAAAACTGCGCAGGAGGCGACATTAGCACAAACCATAAACAAACCGctatgacaacgtcagttctcttatAGTTTGTCGTTATGATGAATAATAATGACATAttgattagtaacaaaataacatatttacatcgaaagtaacgatggagctatatttccaaaaaaaaaattaaaataaaatgatattatggcatccctagacatttaagacattcaaaaaactgtttacggtttgtgctagtgctgcattctggcggcagaacattgcattaatattccctattgttattctgtcccgttgtccaagagacaacagtaaCACAGGTTctttaaaaaactgttataataCCTGCTACTAATGGGTTAGGAGATAGTTCATTATAATAATAGGCTTCAACAGTTAAGCGTAAAAATAGTATAGGTAATTATTCAgcgtaacaaaaatatataacacagACTCTTCAGACGTAacaaggccgtggtaacatatttttgattggttcaagtagatacatatttttgcacatgACTGGAATgtgggctatcgcgtatgaattcgccgctagaggcgctagtgtagcgtgaggtctccgaaatgtcaaatctcatagtttttgggtgagcttgagctacgcgggtttatttataattagaataattttgtgaatattttgcaatatctgaaattaattatggcaaatatgctttccggggcaatgaacgtctgtgttttgagacagttttgtctttcggaaacctttgtcttcccttttttccgaacaaaacggggactatgcaacactgtggcatgctcgatatttttatggtacggttttaaggtgtattaaatatgattttaatctaaactttgttttcacgcccgtaataacagactttgaaagccatacttaaaaacctcacgcaacagtgcgccatctggtgagacaaaaaacgatagccctcattacgacaAAAATGTATGCTCTGTGAAAATATTAAgtgacattattttaaaagattctTTTCGTTGTTTCCAGAGAACTAGTACTTCCGCTGTTGTCAGACATGAACTTCGTGCAGGAGTTATGTGATGAACTACATTTATTATTCAAGGTTAGTAACACTAATAACACAGGATTCATAGAAGGTCGACCTTCATTCACCATTATCGAtaaaaaagtaccctatgttttattccaaagATCTGATCTAGcgtcataataaattttattaaaatccgtTAACCCGTTTTACAAgaagtggtggcctagtggtttgacgtggtcagattgacttgaaatttggtacggaaatgtagttacAAGTaccgtcaacaaaaagtagatggcaaaaaaattttttttttttaacaaaactaaatTTTCCAGCAAGACAAAGGGTTCGACAAGAGCCTGTTCGAGCGGCAAATGTCGGTGATGCGCGGACAAGTACTCAATCTGACGCAGGCACTCAAAGACAACAAGAGTCCCGTGCAGCTGGTACAGATGCCTGCTGTCATCGTCGAGAGGTCAGTCGGTCAGGcggatttagttttttttttttatacgatagggggaaaacgagaaGGCGGAgatcacctgatggaaagcaatcgccgccgcccatggacagccagggacataaatatctatacaaccatagcgtcaaatatacatcgaccttattgTTAGTGGCATAAAGTTGTACAGATAtatttgacgtcttggtaacgcacatatatttatgcccttgactggaCATCCATAACAGAAGCTgggttacggatgcgttgccggccctttgagaaatgaATTAATAAAAGGTTTCCTGTCTTCTTTAGATTAAGCACGTACAGCGATTAAACACGAGCGGATTTAGCGCGCCGTCCTTCTCCAGAGTATCGTTtcagaaagagacggtgcgctaaAATCGCTAGCGTT
This window of the Choristoneura fumiferana chromosome 20, NRCan_CFum_1, whole genome shotgun sequence genome carries:
- the Pi4KIIalpha gene encoding phosphatidylinositol 4-kinase II alpha isoform X1, with the protein product MSTEETLLNLDFDKPNTTITLPDDGVVSLSSSAEEICLVPDVGFEGNVDSPGVNRESQPLLGGRGDFEVSYNHFPDDPQFSELVWQAEVAIDNNIFPERIYQGSSGSYFVKNPGGKIIGVFKPKDEEPYGRLNPKWTKWMHKLCCPCCFGRSCLIPNQGYLSEAGASLVDTKIGLKVVPKTRVVKLVSETFNYLRIDRERSRLKRAITEQFPNLRFNRMGLPPKAGSFQLFVEGYKDADYWLRRFEQDPPPAHVMRKFQLQFERLVVLDYIIRNTDRGNDNWLIKYDGPHARAAGQPLDMTDPTEWNDSPEIQIAAIDNGLAFPFKHPDSWRAYPYHWAWLPQAKLPFTQETKELVLPLLSDMNFVQELCDELHLLFKQDKGFDKSLFERQMSVMRGQVLNLTQALKDNKSPVQLVQMPAVIVERSKSGSTSSRFFDSFQQRFQHKSPFFSWW
- the Pi4KIIalpha gene encoding phosphatidylinositol 4-kinase II alpha isoform X2; translated protein: MDQPFHCDDPQFSELVWQAEVAIDNNIFPERIYQGSSGSYFVKNPGGKIIGVFKPKDEEPYGRLNPKWTKWMHKLCCPCCFGRSCLIPNQGYLSEAGASLVDTKIGLKVVPKTRVVKLVSETFNYLRIDRERSRLKRAITEQFPNLRFNRMGLPPKAGSFQLFVEGYKDADYWLRRFEQDPPPAHVMRKFQLQFERLVVLDYIIRNTDRGNDNWLIKYDGPHARAAGQPLDMTDPTEWNDSPEIQIAAIDNGLAFPFKHPDSWRAYPYHWAWLPQAKLPFTQETKELVLPLLSDMNFVQELCDELHLLFKQDKGFDKSLFERQMSVMRGQVLNLTQALKDNKSPVQLVQMPAVIVERSKSGSTSSRFFDSFQQRFQHKSPFFSWW